A genomic region of Chloroflexota bacterium contains the following coding sequences:
- a CDS encoding histidine phosphatase family protein, translated as MTEIILVRHGETEWNVAEVFRGQIDIDLNEAGVKQAELLAGYLRTSTIEAIYSSPLKRALKTAEIIANPHKLKVNVEPDLIDFNFGRWQGLSHEAVKEKYGELYTTWITHPEQVRMPGGETLDDVRKRVTRVSNKIITNHGGTIIIVGHRVVNKVMLCALLGLDNSHFWKIRQDTCGISILTYQNEQFVLTRHNDTSFLRPVTRAPLPDF; from the coding sequence ATGACCGAGATTATTCTTGTCAGACACGGTGAAACGGAATGGAATGTGGCCGAGGTATTCCGGGGCCAGATTGACATCGATTTAAATGAAGCCGGAGTAAAACAGGCGGAACTGCTGGCCGGATATTTAAGAACATCAACCATTGAAGCCATTTACTCCAGTCCCCTGAAACGGGCGCTGAAAACCGCCGAAATCATCGCCAATCCCCATAAACTTAAAGTAAACGTTGAACCTGACCTCATCGACTTCAACTTCGGCAGGTGGCAGGGACTATCACATGAGGCAGTGAAAGAGAAATACGGAGAACTATACACCACATGGATAACTCATCCCGAGCAGGTCAGGATGCCCGGTGGCGAGACCTTGGATGATGTCAGAAAAAGAGTCACTCGAGTTAGTAATAAGATTATAACAAATCACGGGGGCACTATAATAATCGTCGGGCATCGGGTGGTGAACAAAGTCATGCTCTGCGCCTTGCTGGGACTGGACAACAGCCATTTCTGGAAAATCAGGCAGGATACCTGTGGCATCTCCATTCTCACCTATCAGAACGAGCAGTTTGTCC
- a CDS encoding GIY-YIG nuclease family protein, with amino-acid sequence MHLPRPRQISIGNRPPVHFSGGYYAYVGSALGGIEARVNRHLRNVKKRHWHIDYLLAETPVTEVIVEETETRAECAVARALDTQFKSVPNFGASDCRCSSHLFLAPDNKMLSSIIWHVFESANVKPELWKARTGNNDRDYSCQTR; translated from the coding sequence ATGCACCTTCCCCGCCCGCGCCAGATATCCATCGGCAATCGCCCTCCGGTTCACTTCTCCGGCGGTTACTACGCTTATGTGGGCTCAGCTTTAGGTGGCATCGAAGCCAGAGTTAACCGGCACCTCAGAAATGTTAAAAAGCGACACTGGCACATAGATTACCTGTTAGCGGAAACACCCGTAACCGAAGTCATTGTCGAGGAAACGGAAACGAGGGCAGAATGTGCCGTTGCCCGAGCACTTGACACACAGTTTAAGTCTGTCCCCAATTTTGGCGCCAGCGACTGCCGCTGCTCCAGCCACCTCTTTCTGGCGCCTGATAATAAAATGCTATCATCCATTATCTGGCACGTGTTTGAATCGGCTAATGTCAAGCCGGAACTCTGGAAAGCAAGGACAGGGAACAATGACCGAGATTATTCTTGTCAGACACGGTGA
- the plsY gene encoding glycerol-3-phosphate 1-O-acyltransferase PlsY yields the protein MIVAKFAAVALIGYFLGAVPFGVMIARRSAKVDVTSYGSGKTGATNVLRVAGKKAAAAVVVFDVLKGFLPVVFAALIFNGEYVLSGSSSPWLLSRSAQVLAALAAIAGHKWSVFLHFGGGRGVATFFGGLMALCPPAALFGGEILFLGACLTRYASLGSISGAVAAYAILIPLTILNGFPVEFLVYALVGAVFIIVVHRDNIGRLLAGKERRIGERVKM from the coding sequence ATGATTGTTGCCAAATTCGCTGCCGTGGCCCTCATTGGCTACTTCCTTGGCGCCGTCCCCTTCGGTGTGATGATAGCGCGGCGAAGCGCAAAAGTGGATGTTACCAGCTACGGAAGCGGCAAGACCGGCGCCACCAATGTTCTGCGAGTAGCCGGGAAAAAAGCCGCGGCTGCCGTTGTCGTTTTTGATGTTCTCAAAGGCTTTCTGCCGGTTGTGTTTGCCGCTTTGATATTCAATGGCGAATATGTGCTTAGCGGCAGCTCGAGCCCTTGGTTGCTTTCGAGAAGTGCTCAGGTACTGGCGGCACTGGCAGCGATTGCCGGCCACAAATGGTCGGTGTTTCTTCACTTCGGGGGAGGGAGGGGTGTGGCGACCTTCTTCGGAGGCTTGATGGCCCTGTGTCCGCCGGCAGCGCTTTTCGGTGGCGAAATACTGTTTCTAGGCGCATGCCTGACCAGATACGCATCGCTCGGTTCGATATCGGGGGCGGTTGCTGCTTATGCCATACTGATTCCTCTTACCATACTCAATGGGTTCCCCGTCGAATTCCTGGTTTACGCACTCGTAGGTGCGGTCTTCATCATCGTCGTTCACCGCGATAATATCGGTCGGCTGCTGGCCGGCAAGGAGCGCCGCATCGGTGAACGGGTCAAGATGTAA
- the dnaJ gene encoding molecular chaperone DnaJ, which produces MATKRDYYEVLGLSRDATAEDVKKAFRRLAFKCHPDRNRDDGAEAKFKEINEAFEVLSDPDKRARYDHFGHVDTDGFFTRGFEGFDFGGFGDIFETFFSGMRYATRHAPQHGTDLQYQTTISLEEAAFGCEKEIEIKRTELCATCHGTGARPGSQPVRCPNCNGTGQVRRVQRSLFGSFINTTACNRCQGEGQVISEPCQQCKGSGREKQKRRISVKIPAGIQDGTQIRLSSEGDMGLRGGSSGDLYVNIGVLEHKLFVRDGDDVIYELPINFAQATLGDEIEIPTLYGDTKITIPSGSQTGREFRLKNKGIAHLRRNGHGDQTVKLLVVTPESLTKEQRKLFEELSNILGRAKRDGKKPAS; this is translated from the coding sequence ATGGCAACGAAAAGAGATTATTACGAAGTCCTGGGCTTATCAAGGGATGCCACCGCGGAGGATGTTAAAAAGGCGTTCCGGCGGCTTGCGTTCAAGTGCCACCCTGACCGCAACCGCGATGACGGGGCGGAGGCGAAGTTCAAGGAAATAAACGAAGCCTTCGAGGTGCTTTCCGACCCGGACAAGCGCGCCCGTTATGACCATTTCGGTCACGTTGACACGGATGGCTTTTTCACCCGCGGGTTTGAGGGCTTTGACTTCGGTGGTTTCGGCGATATCTTTGAAACTTTCTTCAGCGGTATGAGGTACGCCACCCGCCACGCCCCGCAACATGGCACCGACCTGCAATACCAAACAACTATATCGCTTGAAGAAGCCGCTTTCGGGTGCGAGAAGGAAATCGAAATAAAGCGCACCGAGTTGTGCGCCACCTGCCACGGCACCGGTGCCAGACCAGGCAGTCAGCCGGTTCGTTGTCCGAACTGCAACGGCACCGGCCAGGTACGACGCGTCCAGCGCAGCCTCTTCGGTAGCTTCATCAACACGACCGCCTGCAACCGCTGTCAGGGCGAGGGACAGGTTATATCCGAACCGTGTCAACAGTGCAAGGGAAGCGGTCGGGAGAAACAGAAGCGCCGCATCTCGGTCAAGATTCCAGCCGGCATACAGGATGGCACCCAGATACGCCTGAGCAGTGAGGGGGATATGGGATTGAGAGGCGGCTCTTCGGGCGACCTCTATGTGAACATCGGGGTGCTGGAGCATAAACTGTTCGTCAGGGACGGCGACGACGTCATCTACGAACTGCCGATAAACTTCGCCCAGGCAACGCTCGGCGACGAGATTGAAATACCCACCCTTTACGGCGATACGAAAATCACCATCCCCTCCGGGAGCCAGACGGGGAGAGAGTTCCGTCTGAAGAACAAGGGCATCGCTCACCTGCGCAGGAACGGCCATGGCGACCAGACTGTGAAGCTTCTGGTGGTTACGCCGGAATCACTGACCAAAGAGCAGCGCAAGCTCTTTGAGGAACTGTCAAATATCCTTGGCCGGGCAAAAAGGGACGGCAAAAAACCTGCTTCTTGA
- the argF gene encoding ornithine carbamoyltransferase has protein sequence MKSKDFLSIADLNREDITLLISRAVELKAEGWNNSLNEKVLALVFEKPSLRTRMSFEIAMLQLGGNAIYLSPAEVGLGGRESVPDVARVLSRYADAVAARTFSHKTLEVLAQYADVPVINALSDLEHPCQALADLLTIYEKKGELEGLALAYVGDGNNVAHSLMLSSALVGMNFRIASPAGYRVRDDLLELARSYAMESGTEIMCTEDPRQAVREADVIYTDVWTSMGQETESEKRRQVFTAYQVNDDLVSLAGEDAILMHPLPAHHGEEVAEGVLDTPQSVVFDQAENRMHLQKALLADMLGGLEISLMSYE, from the coding sequence TTGAAAAGTAAGGACTTTCTTTCTATAGCTGACCTGAACCGTGAGGACATAACATTGCTTATCTCCCGTGCCGTGGAACTGAAAGCTGAAGGCTGGAATAATTCTCTTAATGAGAAGGTATTGGCCCTGGTATTTGAGAAACCGTCGTTAAGGACACGGATGAGCTTTGAGATTGCCATGCTTCAGCTGGGTGGAAATGCCATCTATCTGTCTCCCGCGGAGGTTGGCCTGGGGGGGCGAGAGTCAGTGCCGGATGTGGCCCGGGTTCTTTCCCGCTACGCGGATGCCGTTGCTGCCCGAACCTTCTCACATAAAACGCTGGAGGTGCTGGCACAGTACGCGGACGTGCCGGTGATAAATGCCCTGTCTGACCTGGAACATCCCTGCCAGGCACTGGCCGACCTGCTTACCATTTACGAAAAGAAGGGTGAGCTTGAAGGGCTGGCCCTGGCTTATGTGGGCGATGGCAACAACGTGGCGCACAGCCTTATGCTGTCGTCGGCGCTGGTTGGCATGAATTTCCGGATTGCCTCACCGGCTGGTTATCGGGTTCGCGACGATTTACTGGAACTGGCACGTAGTTATGCCATGGAGAGCGGCACGGAAATAATGTGCACGGAGGACCCGCGCCAGGCGGTGCGTGAGGCGGACGTTATTTATACGGATGTATGGACAAGCATGGGCCAGGAAACCGAAAGCGAGAAGCGGCGCCAGGTGTTCACTGCATACCAGGTAAACGATGACCTTGTATCGCTGGCCGGGGAAGATGCTATACTGATGCATCCGTTACCCGCTCATCACGGAGAGGAAGTGGCAGAAGGTGTTCTCGATACTCCGCAGTCGGTGGTCTTTGACCAGGCGGAGAACCGAATGCACCTGCAAAAAGCGTTGCTCGCGGATATGCTGGGCGGTCTGGAAATATCACTGATGAGTTACGAGTAA
- a CDS encoding DUF4342 domain-containing protein, producing MAETEKFHVSGSEIVEKVKQLIHEGNIRKVRLVHEDRTIIEIPLSIGAPAAALGIMAAPILAAIGAFAALVTECTIEVEKVEKS from the coding sequence ATGGCAGAAACGGAAAAATTCCATGTTTCCGGAAGCGAAATCGTAGAAAAGGTGAAGCAACTTATCCACGAAGGCAATATCAGGAAGGTGCGCCTGGTTCACGAAGACAGGACCATCATTGAGATTCCACTTTCCATCGGAGCTCCGGCGGCGGCATTGGGCATTATGGCGGCCCCAATACTGGCTGCCATCGGTGCTTTCGCCGCACTGGTAACCGAATGTACCATAGAAGTTGAGAAAGTGGAAAAATCATAA
- a CDS encoding LamG domain-containing protein codes for MNFIFDPSLVLYLPLYERDGVSFASRDAYGHSCSVTGASWRPCGHYFDGTDDRIVVAHHPAFNLGTGDFSLEIWIRASSGGGAIQRMISKQAAAWLFFRLIGGKATLSIKDGTNEQTVTGSNDLKDDIWHHLSATVDRDSSTGFMLSVDGETDATDDATGVGSISNTTALQIARFSGGAEYFKGDIGEIRIYRRLLTPLEMKRNYLATKCRYR; via the coding sequence GTGAACTTTATCTTTGACCCCAGTCTGGTGCTTTATCTGCCATTGTATGAGCGGGATGGCGTATCATTTGCGTCAAGAGATGCCTACGGGCATTCGTGTTCCGTTACCGGTGCATCGTGGCGACCCTGCGGGCATTATTTCGACGGCACTGATGACCGAATTGTAGTCGCTCACCATCCGGCTTTCAATCTTGGCACCGGTGACTTCAGCCTTGAAATCTGGATAAGGGCATCTTCAGGCGGTGGCGCCATACAGCGCATGATTTCCAAACAGGCTGCGGCGTGGCTTTTCTTCCGCCTTATCGGGGGGAAAGCAACCCTGTCTATCAAAGATGGCACGAACGAGCAGACGGTAACCGGCTCAAACGATTTAAAGGATGATATATGGCATCACCTTTCTGCAACCGTGGATAGGGACAGTTCTACAGGGTTTATGCTGTCCGTTGACGGTGAAACTGATGCGACCGATGACGCCACCGGCGTTGGTTCGATTTCCAACACCACCGCTCTGCAGATTGCCCGATTTTCGGGAGGGGCTGAGTACTTCAAAGGTGATATTGGCGAAATCAGAATCTACCGCAGGTTGCTAACACCATTGGAAATGAAGCGCAACTACCTGGCAACGAAATGTAGGTATCGATGA
- a CDS encoding NAD(P)-dependent glycerol-3-phosphate dehydrogenase: MLKVGIIGTTIWGITLAVILAGKGIDVGLWARTKKEADELQDIGPDPDETPDVAFPANVLITHEMEAALDKARAVILVVPSQSMRQNTKLIAGHISKSMLVVSAAKGLEIGSGKRMSQVIAEEINPRFHANICVISGPNLAREILRGLPAATVAAAEDGAVARQVQRMLTTPNLCVFSNMDVVGVELGGALKNIIALGAGIADGLGYGDNAKATFMTRGLTEITALGVAMGANPLTFLGLAGLGDVITTCASPLSRNHYVGVELTKGRSVSEIVSTMSGVAEGVTTTLVARNLAHNLGLEMPITERIYQVLYENADPKDMAAEMMGGNVRHELSGRRWRLFSLFKRRKKPQKSG, encoded by the coding sequence ATGCTCAAGGTCGGCATCATTGGTACTACCATATGGGGCATTACTCTGGCCGTCATCCTGGCGGGAAAAGGCATAGATGTCGGTTTGTGGGCGCGAACCAAGAAGGAAGCCGATGAACTGCAGGACATCGGCCCTGACCCGGATGAAACACCGGATGTAGCCTTTCCCGCCAACGTTCTCATCACCCACGAGATGGAGGCAGCCCTTGATAAGGCCAGGGCGGTTATTCTGGTGGTGCCTTCCCAGTCAATGCGACAGAACACCAAGCTGATAGCGGGCCACATTTCGAAATCGATGCTCGTGGTCAGTGCCGCCAAGGGGCTGGAGATTGGCAGCGGCAAACGTATGTCGCAGGTTATCGCCGAGGAGATAAACCCCCGTTTTCACGCCAATATATGTGTTATCTCAGGCCCTAATCTGGCCAGGGAGATTTTACGCGGCCTGCCGGCAGCTACGGTGGCTGCGGCTGAAGATGGCGCAGTGGCGAGGCAGGTGCAGAGAATGCTCACCACCCCGAACCTCTGTGTTTTCAGCAATATGGACGTTGTCGGGGTGGAGCTGGGTGGGGCACTCAAAAATATCATAGCGCTCGGTGCCGGTATCGCTGATGGGTTGGGCTATGGCGACAACGCCAAGGCTACTTTTATGACACGGGGTTTGACCGAGATCACGGCGCTCGGTGTTGCCATGGGGGCGAATCCGCTTACCTTCTTGGGGTTGGCTGGGCTGGGCGATGTTATCACCACCTGTGCCAGTCCGTTGAGCCGCAACCATTACGTTGGCGTGGAATTGACCAAAGGTCGTTCTGTGTCGGAAATAGTGAGCACCATGAGCGGCGTCGCCGAGGGAGTAACGACTACGCTGGTGGCCCGCAATCTGGCCCATAATCTCGGCCTGGAAATGCCGATTACGGAGAGAATATACCAGGTCCTTTACGAGAACGCTGACCCTAAAGACATGGCGGCGGAGATGATGGGTGGCAATGTGCGGCACGAGTTATCCGGAAGGCGCTGGCGGCTGTTCTCTTTATTCAAACGGCGGAAAAAACCGCAGAAAAGCGGTTAA
- a CDS encoding signal peptidase I, producing MRKLLTIILTRSLRFKRAITLITVAAIILAGFMTVRGTMPFMPVFGTSMEPELHAGNLILIEGNDPAEVKVDDVIVYNVPRAIQDFYNYPPIVAHRVIEVRDTQYGTAWRTKGDNAGEDPFTVRAQDLRGTVSHQIPFLGFPFLFLQSQQGLMFVIIALSLFALYLYATDISRGGQKIHRGIFAPVIRETVRDTETIAQRMDSTEKVMAQTQDALSSFASAMAEYAEHLRSHTKAIQGMAEASHELKQGAAEQNKVLVHIVEALQQRKPLAEETRPQEKPAAPTPEKLEEPAMEKPEAPATEKPIYPPGCVKSRQHAGVGRDVFGAA from the coding sequence ATGAGGAAATTGTTAACCATAATCCTGACCAGATCATTACGCTTCAAGCGTGCAATCACGCTCATCACGGTAGCGGCGATAATCCTTGCCGGCTTTATGACGGTAAGGGGCACCATGCCGTTTATGCCCGTTTTCGGCACCAGTATGGAGCCTGAACTTCACGCTGGCAACCTCATCCTGATTGAAGGCAATGACCCGGCGGAGGTCAAAGTTGATGATGTTATTGTCTATAACGTTCCGCGGGCCATCCAGGATTTCTATAATTACCCGCCGATAGTCGCCCACCGGGTAATCGAAGTACGTGATACTCAATATGGCACTGCCTGGCGTACCAAAGGTGATAACGCCGGCGAAGACCCGTTTACCGTTCGCGCCCAGGACCTGCGCGGCACAGTAAGCCACCAGATTCCCTTCCTGGGCTTCCCCTTCCTCTTCCTGCAGAGCCAGCAGGGACTGATGTTCGTTATTATTGCCCTGTCTCTTTTCGCCCTTTATCTCTACGCCACTGACATCAGCCGTGGCGGGCAGAAGATACATCGCGGCATATTTGCGCCGGTTATCAGAGAAACCGTGCGCGATACCGAAACAATAGCCCAGCGAATGGACAGCACCGAGAAAGTGATGGCCCAGACACAGGATGCGCTGAGCAGCTTCGCGTCTGCTATGGCAGAATATGCCGAGCACCTGAGGAGCCATACCAAGGCTATCCAGGGGATGGCCGAAGCGTCTCACGAACTCAAACAGGGTGCTGCCGAGCAGAATAAGGTTCTCGTACACATCGTGGAGGCCCTGCAGCAGCGAAAGCCGCTCGCCGAGGAAACACGGCCTCAGGAAAAGCCAGCAGCGCCGACACCGGAAAAACTGGAAGAACCAGCAATGGAAAAACCGGAAGCACCGGCAACGGAAAAGCCTATATATCCTCCGGGCTGCGTGAAAAGCCGACAGCATGCTGGTGTGGGACGTGACGTCTTCGGGGCCGCTTAA
- a CDS encoding phage major capsid protein → MALTLAEASKLSNDMLLQGVVETIIKESPILQQMPFIEIVGNGLTYNQEKTLPSVDFYDVGDTWAESTPTFEQITANLKIMGGDADVDNFLKTTRSNIQDLEAAVVELKAKAVKDKFEEIFIYGDSATSAKQFDGIRLLIDTTTASDQVIAMGDTGATLTLSKLDELIDAVKGGKPNMLIMSRRSRRKLNALVRASGGLVDNDRDQWGNFVQLWDGIPIGVNDWILDTHTLSGGVETGTTGGDCSTIYAVQFGEWALCGLTAPGALTVEPIGSMESKDATRTRVKWYVSMALFSSVKAAALIGVKD, encoded by the coding sequence ATGGCTTTGACACTTGCAGAAGCGAGTAAACTTTCCAATGACATGCTGCTCCAGGGGGTGGTGGAGACCATTATCAAGGAATCACCCATCCTGCAGCAAATGCCCTTCATTGAAATCGTCGGCAACGGGCTGACCTATAACCAGGAAAAAACCCTGCCCAGCGTTGATTTCTATGACGTCGGTGATACCTGGGCCGAGTCCACACCCACCTTTGAACAGATAACCGCCAACCTGAAGATTATGGGTGGGGATGCCGATGTGGACAACTTTCTCAAGACAACCCGGAGCAATATCCAGGACCTGGAGGCGGCGGTGGTGGAGCTGAAGGCCAAGGCGGTCAAGGACAAGTTTGAGGAGATTTTCATCTATGGCGATAGCGCGACCTCGGCCAAGCAGTTTGACGGCATCAGATTGCTGATTGATACCACCACGGCCAGCGACCAGGTCATCGCCATGGGAGATACCGGGGCCACTCTCACCCTGTCAAAACTCGACGAACTCATCGATGCCGTCAAGGGTGGCAAGCCGAACATGTTGATTATGAGCCGTCGGTCACGACGCAAGCTCAACGCGCTGGTCAGGGCCAGCGGCGGACTGGTGGACAATGACCGTGACCAGTGGGGCAACTTTGTCCAGCTCTGGGATGGCATTCCCATTGGCGTCAATGACTGGATACTGGACACGCATACGCTGAGCGGCGGCGTAGAGACCGGGACCACCGGCGGCGACTGCTCCACCATATATGCCGTACAGTTCGGTGAGTGGGCGCTCTGCGGCCTGACCGCCCCCGGCGCCCTGACTGTTGAGCCTATCGGCTCAATGGAGAGCAAGGACGCCACCCGTACCAGGGTCAAGTGGTACGTCTCGATGGCGCTGTTCAGCTCGGTCAAGGCGGCAGCGTTAATCGGCGTAAAAGATTAA
- the der gene encoding ribosome biogenesis GTPase Der, whose amino-acid sequence MAAGKPIVAIVGRQNVGKSTLLNRMVGRRLAIVENLPGTTRDRVIASVKWHDVEFTVVDTGGLEFDARSTVAHGVQEQIGTAIAEADVIVFLVDVKSGIITDDMEMADRLRRVKKPVLLAVNKADNEKLEVGAVEFYQLGLGEPVVISAYHGRGIAELLDRITVLVPMPLTIAAEPELMKIAIAGRPNVGKSMLLNALVGEKRAIVDDAPGTTRDATDTVVDFDGHSVLLIDTAGIRKRGRIGRGVEKYSVLRALRAVDRADIVLLVLDAMEMVTAQDMHIAGYVQQATKGVVVVVNKWDMVAEKNLVEWDRYLRSQLKFIHYAPVIYTSAKYGEGVDRIIPEASRIYQNRLRRPATAVVNDVVQQAVAAHVLPRKGSKRLKILYATQAEVNPPTFVFFVNDAKLVHFSYHRYLEGKLRQAFDFAGTPLRLVFRTRGEKP is encoded by the coding sequence ATGGCGGCAGGCAAGCCAATCGTGGCGATTGTGGGTCGGCAGAATGTGGGCAAGTCCACGCTGCTCAACAGGATGGTGGGGAGGCGGCTGGCGATTGTCGAGAATCTACCGGGCACAACCAGGGACCGGGTAATTGCTTCTGTAAAATGGCATGATGTGGAATTCACTGTTGTCGATACCGGTGGTCTGGAATTTGACGCCCGTTCCACGGTAGCCCACGGTGTACAGGAGCAGATAGGGACAGCGATTGCCGAGGCTGATGTCATTGTTTTCCTGGTGGATGTAAAGAGCGGGATAATCACTGACGACATGGAGATGGCAGACAGGTTGCGTCGAGTGAAAAAGCCGGTGCTGCTGGCGGTCAACAAGGCGGACAATGAAAAGCTGGAGGTCGGGGCGGTGGAGTTTTACCAGCTCGGGCTGGGGGAGCCAGTCGTCATCAGCGCCTATCATGGACGCGGCATTGCGGAACTTCTGGACCGAATCACTGTCCTGGTACCAATGCCGCTGACGATTGCGGCAGAGCCGGAGCTCATGAAGATAGCCATTGCCGGTCGGCCCAATGTGGGCAAATCAATGCTGCTCAATGCACTGGTCGGCGAGAAAAGGGCCATCGTGGATGACGCCCCGGGAACGACCCGTGATGCCACTGATACCGTAGTTGACTTTGATGGGCACAGTGTGTTACTTATTGATACGGCCGGTATACGGAAGCGGGGACGGATAGGGAGGGGAGTGGAGAAGTACAGCGTGCTCCGTGCGCTGCGGGCTGTTGACCGGGCGGATATAGTCTTGCTGGTGCTGGATGCTATGGAGATGGTAACCGCTCAGGACATGCACATCGCTGGCTATGTTCAGCAGGCGACCAAAGGGGTGGTGGTGGTGGTCAACAAGTGGGACATGGTGGCAGAGAAGAATTTGGTCGAGTGGGACCGGTATCTTAGAAGTCAGCTGAAATTTATACACTACGCACCGGTCATTTATACCTCGGCGAAATATGGGGAGGGGGTGGACAGGATAATACCGGAAGCCAGCCGAATCTACCAGAACAGATTGAGAAGACCGGCCACAGCCGTGGTTAATGATGTTGTTCAGCAGGCGGTGGCGGCCCATGTGCTGCCGCGTAAAGGCAGCAAACGGTTGAAAATACTCTACGCTACCCAGGCGGAAGTGAATCCGCCGACTTTCGTTTTCTTCGTCAATGATGCGAAACTGGTGCACTTTTCCTATCACCGATATCTGGAGGGCAAGTTGCGTCAGGCATTTGACTTCGCTGGAACGCCGCTCCGTTTGGTCTTCAGGACAAGGGGGGAAAAGCCATGA
- a CDS encoding phage portal protein — protein MNETLPMQLAKLDLGRTKGYQELLDFYYGRQWSGRERRGERRLIFNYAKVFIDKITSYLMSGIHFAVDAAEDSEEARDRAQQAEEALYGVYEENNLEQLDLDTEIDCAILGDACYKVIWDAAEKKVRVTAPDVQGIYAWWLGDDTSRVWRVASKYILSAEETELLYQIRPKNKRATVVEIWTEQDFELYLDNVPVEQKPNPYGFIPFIIYPNLREPKKFWGVSDLPQIMESQRELNRAMSQLSRILELSGNPIAVLENVEESEDIAIRPGAVWNIPEDAKAYLLDLLQGGGVNLHINYIDLLYRTLHDISESPRSAFGGTERDLSGVALEIELHPLLQKVRRKRIIRNAVYNRRNEMILKLLKKYRGADFGRNHLRVVWSHVLPQDITRQVNNEQVLVQNGIHSRKRAMDELGIRDPDSEFERWLEEREAILKMNRQLNARPLRNEKRERALTAQAEGVEE, from the coding sequence ATGAATGAAACGCTTCCGATGCAGCTGGCAAAACTGGACCTTGGCCGTACCAAGGGTTACCAGGAGCTTCTCGACTTCTATTACGGACGGCAGTGGTCAGGCAGGGAGAGAAGGGGAGAAAGACGCCTCATCTTCAACTACGCCAAGGTTTTTATCGATAAGATTACCTCATACCTGATGTCGGGCATTCACTTCGCCGTTGATGCCGCGGAGGATTCGGAAGAAGCGAGAGACAGGGCCCAACAGGCAGAGGAAGCTCTATACGGTGTTTATGAGGAAAATAACCTGGAGCAGCTCGACCTGGACACGGAAATCGATTGCGCCATACTCGGCGATGCCTGTTACAAGGTCATCTGGGATGCGGCGGAAAAGAAGGTCAGGGTAACCGCTCCCGATGTCCAGGGCATCTACGCCTGGTGGCTCGGAGACGATACCTCCAGGGTATGGCGGGTCGCTTCCAAATATATCTTATCGGCGGAGGAAACCGAGCTCCTTTATCAAATAAGGCCCAAGAACAAGAGGGCCACCGTGGTCGAGATATGGACAGAGCAGGACTTTGAGCTGTATCTGGACAACGTTCCAGTGGAACAGAAACCGAATCCGTACGGATTCATTCCCTTCATTATTTACCCCAATTTGCGCGAGCCCAAGAAATTCTGGGGCGTGTCCGACCTGCCCCAGATAATGGAGTCGCAGCGTGAGTTGAACCGGGCGATGAGCCAGCTATCACGGATACTGGAACTGTCCGGCAATCCAATCGCAGTCCTGGAGAACGTGGAGGAGTCCGAGGATATCGCCATCAGGCCCGGCGCTGTGTGGAACATACCGGAGGACGCCAAGGCCTACCTGCTCGACCTGCTTCAGGGCGGCGGCGTTAACCTGCACATCAATTATATCGACCTGCTGTATCGCACCCTGCATGATATTTCGGAATCGCCCCGCTCCGCCTTCGGGGGCACGGAGAGGGACCTGTCCGGGGTGGCGCTGGAAATCGAACTTCACCCCTTGCTACAGAAGGTACGGAGAAAACGAATCATCCGCAACGCGGTATACAACCGTCGGAATGAGATGATTTTAAAACTGCTGAAAAAGTATCGGGGCGCGGACTTCGGCAGAAACCATCTGCGGGTGGTGTGGAGCCACGTGCTACCTCAGGACATAACCCGCCAGGTAAACAATGAACAGGTCCTCGTCCAGAACGGCATTCATTCCCGAAAGCGTGCCATGGATGAGCTGGGGATAAGAGACCCCGATAGCGAGTTCGAGCGATGGCTTGAAGAGCGGGAGGCCATTCTGAAAATGAACCGGCAGCTCAATGCCAGACCGTTGAGAAACGAAAAGAGAGAGAGGGCTTTGACGGCTCAGGCGGAGGGTGTTGAGGAATAA